In Terriglobus aquaticus, the genomic window TTCCGCTTGTAAAAATCGAGAGTCAGCGTGACGACTTCTTCCACGGAGAAACGCGCGCGGCGTATGTCGCTCGAAACGCGATTCACGCAAAATACGCAATCGTACGTGCAGAAGTTCGTCAGCAGAATCTTCAAGAGGCTGACGCAGCGTCCATCCGGCGTGTAGCTGTGACAGATGCCCGTTCCGTCCGAGTGCCCCACACCCTTGCCGTTGCTCGCGCGGGTGGCGCCGGAACTGGCGCACGATGCGTCGTACTTCGCCGCGTCGGCCAAAATCTCGAGCTTTTGCCGCACCGTAAGCGAGGGCATCCAACCTCTATCGTAAGCGAAGAGGAGGCGAAACTGTACTCACCTCGTCTGGGAGGTGTGATGCCACAAACACGCACGGTGACTTCGGCCACTCAGGCACAGTTCCGCCAAAATAGCGCGGTTGCACAGGCGCTTCCGACCGTGCTCTGCGGCTAACGGAAGCCGATCCTAAGCCATTTCTTCGGGGAACAGCCGGATATCCACAACGTTGCGATACTTCTCGGCGAAGTCCATACCGTAGCCGATGACGAACCGGTTTGGGATCGAGAAGCAGACATAGTCCGCTTCAATCGGCACCAAACGCCGTTCCGGCTTGTCGAGGCAGGTCGCGATCTTCAGGCTGGCGGGCTTGTGCTGCAGCATCATCTTGCGCAGGTAGCTCAGCGTCAGGCCGGTATCCAGAATGTCTTCGACCACAATGACGTGCTTGCCCTCGATGGGCACGTCCAAATCCTTGATCAACTTGACCGCACCGGTCGAAGTTTTCCCTTTGCCATAGCTGGAGACCGCCACGAAATCGAAGGTGTTATCGACCGCGATGGCCCGAGCCAAGTCCGCCAGGAAGATTGCCGCGCCCTTGAGCACCCCAACCAGCACAATGCTTTCGCCGGCGTAGTCGCGGCTGATCTCCGCGCCCAGGGCTTGCACGCGCGCGTGAATCTCCTGCTCGGAGAAGAGAACTTCGCACTGCGACGCCGGGATGAACGTGGGAGTGCGGGGTTCGACCGGCTCGGCTGCGGAATCGCTGGTAGACATCCCCTAAGCCTAAACGCGAGCGCGTGCGCCAACAACCTCCGAAACAGCGAACGTATACTTCACAAGGCGCATGTTTCCCTATATCCACATCGGCTCGTTTTCGCTCGGCACCTTTGGACTCTTCATGTGGCTGGCCGGTGTAGCGGGTGTGGTGGTCCTGCAACGCAACATGAGCCGCAACCTGATCAAGGCCGATGCGGTGGTGGTTGTGGCCACCTCCATGATCGCCGGTATTTTTGGCGCCAAACTGTGGCACGAACTGCAGCAGCCGCTTGAGTTCGGACGCGACTTGCACTCCATCATCTTGCCCGGCTGGTCCCACCCGGTAGAGATCCTAGGGAACTTTCTGCAGTGGTTTCGCGCCGGCTTTGCATGGTACGGCGGCCTGCTGTTTGGCCTTGGTTCGCTGCTGTGGCAGGGGCGCTCGCTGCGCATCGGACCGTTGCGGATGCTGGACCTCGCCGCACCTGCCGCGGCACTCGGCTACGGCATCGGGCGAATTGGCTGCCTCACCTCTGGTGACGGCGACTACGGCATCAACACAACGCATCCGTGGGGCGTTCACATCCACGACGACGCTCTCGATCCGCCACGGCCAAATCCGCCTGGACTACTGGTGGAGCCGACACCGCTCTACGAGCTTCTGTTTGGTCTGGCTTTAGCGGTGTACCTGTGGATCCGCGGGCGCAAGCAACTGCCAATCGGCCAGATCACGGGCGAATACCTTGTGCTCAGCGGGATCGGCCGTTTCCTGGTCGAGTTCATCCGTCGCAACGACCGCCTCTACTTCGGCATGACCAACGCGCAGGTCGCGGCTCTGCTCACGATCGCAGCGGGCTTGGCCATGATCGCCTACGCCCGAAAGCGCGGCATTGTGCCGGTGCCTCCAGCGGTGGAGACCTCTCCCGCCGCAGTCTGAGCACAGCTAGAGCAGCTTCAAAAACGCCTTCGCTTCCTGTAGCTGCGGGAACAGCCGTTCTTCCGCTTGAAACTCACGCGAGTGGACGCAACGCCGCCCAGCCTTGACCCGCACCGGGTGCTTCAGGTGCAGCATCTCGTGGTACATCAGGTACTCGATCGCGTAACGTGGCACCCGAGGGCCATCGAACACCCGGCTGATCATGATCGTGTTGTGCGCCGCGTCATAGTGGCCCAGCAGGCGGCGGGCCGCGTGATGACTCCAGGTGAGAATCGGCCGGCCAAGCAGGCCGAAGAAGAACTGCCGGTTCACGGATTCGAAGATCTCGTTCAGGTCGTAGTACCGGCCCACGGCAGTGGTGATCTGCTTGCGCCCGCGGGTCTGGCGCGCCTGCTCCGTCTGCCGCAGAACGGCCTCGCTCTGGGTGTAAACGCGGTAGCGGTGCGCGTGCGATCGCTCGATCGGTTTGCGGTACAGCTTGGCCAGCAGGATGTGCGCAATGGCCTCATGCACGCTGGCCGGCGCGGCCTGGAGCAGGTCGCTCAGACGCACGATGAGCTGACCTTCCCGCAGCCGGATCGTCGTGTTGAGCGATACAAAGCGTCGGAACCGGATGTCGAAGGGCGGCATGGGCGCACGCGGCCGCAGATCGCGATAGGCCGCGGCAAACACCGTGTGCAGTTCAGGCGGAGCAACCACGGTTTCAGGATACCGACGCGGACTTGTGCTAGTGATCGCGGCGGTGTGGCGTTTCTTTCTCCACCTCGTACTGATCGGGCTCGGGAGCCTTGGACGGCGGGTGCTCCTTGAAGTACTGGGTCTGTTCCGGCAGCAACTTAGCCGCGTCTTCCTTCACGTCCGCCACGGCCTCCAGGGCCAGGGTTCGCGCCAGCTTGTACTGCTCGTTTTCCGGCGGCTGGCGGAGGATACTCTGCCAACGCTCGGTGGCGGAGAGCAGCTTTGGCAGCGACTTGCGCAGATCACGGTGAGCCGACGCGTACTCATCCAGGTTGTCCTCCAACTCATTCACGATGCCGCTGACTTCGTCCATGTTCTGGTGAATGTCCTTCGCCCGACCCTGCGCGCGAACGTCGGTGAGGACGCGCTGAATACGTTCCATGCGGGCATCTATCAGCTTCTGGAACACCAGCACACGCCCGGCTGGGTCCATCGCGGCGTCTCGCAACTGCTCGACTTCTGCCTCGGATAGATCGGCTCGGCCGCGTTGTGCTTGCGCCACAGGAATAGAAGTGGCCGCGAGAAGCCAAGCGAGCGCTGCGATCCGTGCTCTCGTGCGAGCGCCCATGGCTACTTGGAGAAAATCATCGCGAGCAATGCGGTCTGCGCGGCGTCCAGGCGCTTCAGGGCCGATTGCACGTGCGGCTTCGCGTCCATGCCTGCCGCGCGGACCATGTCGCTCAGCCGGCGATGGGTCATGTGCAGCAGCAGCTCGGTTTTCTTGAGGCTTTTGCTCTGCTGCAGGTTGTTTTCCATCTTTGCCGTGCAGGCTTCCATTCGCTCCAGCGTGGCCTCGGCCTCTTCTACTTCGCCGTCCGCAAGCTGCTTTCCGGCGAGGACGCTCATTTTGTCCGCCAGATCGGCGTAGAGAAATGCCTGCTCCCGTGCGTTTGCAGAGAGCGCCCGCTGCTCGAGTTCGGTCAACAGATGTGCATCAACGACTTCCACGCCGGACTCAGCCGTGGCCGGTCTGGAAGCCACGCAGCACCCCACCAGCACCGTACACGAGACGGCGACCCGGAACCCGGCTTGAACGCGCTTCCATTGTGTCGGAACCTTCATCACGTGCATCGCAGACCTCCCTTGCGGCTGGACTACTTTGCTCGGCGAAGCACCTGCAGGCGTTGCTGGGCCTGCCAAACCTCGTCGGGAAAGGACGAACCCGCAAGCTGCAGAAACTTGCGATAGTTTTCTGCGGCTTGCGCTGTGTGAAGCAACGTATCATGCGCGGTGGCTAAGAGGAAAGTCGTCGCGGCGTCCGGAGGCAGAATTTCGTCGCGAATTTGCACGGCACGCAAAACCGTCTCGGGGTGCTGGCTGGCTGAGGCCGCAAAGGCTAAGCGGCCGGCGGCGTTCGCTTTGGCAGTTGGCGTAGGGAACTGCAGGGCCAGTGCCCGCTCGAGTTCCGCTGCCGCCTCAGCGTAACGTTTCTGCCGGATCAGGCTGTCCGCATCGTCCACCAGCAGCGTCGGATTCTTCGGGTCGGTACGGAGCAGCGCGGCGAACAGTTCGTTCGCGCGATCCGGCGTGCCCGCGGCAACGTACGCGCGAGCCAACAGGAGCGTCGTCGCCTCGTTTGCCGGATCCGCAGCGTGCAACCGCTCCAGAATCGGGATCGCCTCGTCGAACTTCTTCCCGCGCAGCAGCAGGTCCGCTCGCCCGGCCAGCAGCGACGGGTTGTCCGGGTGCCCTGCCAGCCCGCGTTGCAGTGCCTGGTCTGCCTGATCGATCTTGCCTTCTCGCAGAGAAACTCGCGCGTAGGCAGCGGTTGCGTCCGGATCAGCGGGGCTTGCGGCCAGCACACGCGCATACGCCTGCTCGGCCGCGGCGTCGTCCTGCAACGCTTCGGCGATCTCTCCGCCAAGCTCGATATCGTCTCGCTGCTCACTGCTCAGGCGGATTGCCGCCAATAATTCGTCACGCGCATGTTCCGGGGCGGAGTGCAGGTCCAGCCGCGCCAAGGCACGCTCTGCCTGCGCGCGAGCAGGGCGAGACGCGGCTTCGTCGGGCAGCGCCGTAGCTTCGCGCAGCCAACGTGCCGCAGCGGCCGCGTCGCCTTGGCGGGCGAGCAACAGACCCAGAGAGACGCGAGCGCTGACCAGTGTGGGATCGGCTTTCGCTGCGGCCTCATACGCGGCTTTCGCTCCCGCGGCGTCGCCGCCGTTGTCCAACGCAAAACCCAAGTCGTACTGGGCATGGGCGTTGTTCGGCTCGCGCACAACCAGCGGCCGAAGCACCTGGATGGCACCCGACCAATCCTGCGCTTCCATCCGCTTTTCCGCGGTCGCTATTGTGCCGTTCGCACCCGAAGTGGGGTTCGCCTGCCGCGAGCTGTCGTCCGCGGACGAACTGGTGCCCGGCGGCAACTGCCACTGTGCCGCGGCGCTCAGCGGCACAGCCAGGCACAGTACACCCAAGCTACGCCGCAACATCGGTCCGCTCCGTCTGCTCCAGCGGAGGCATGCCCAGCGACGCGCGCAACCACCGGCCTGTATAGCTTTCCGGCACACGGGCAATCTCTTCCGGAGTGCCTGTCGCCACCACGCGGCCGCCGGCGGCACCGCCTTCCGGACCCATGTCGATGACCCAGTCGGCACTCTTGATCACGTCCATGTTGTGCTCAATCACCAGCAGGGAACCGCCGCCGTCGATCAGCTTGCGGAAGGCCTGCAGCAGCGTGGCCACATCCGCAAAGTGCAGTCCCGTCGTCGGCTCATCCAGGATGTAGAGAACGCGGCTGCCCACCTTCTTTGCATCCGGCTTGCCGCTGCCGATGCTGCGAATGCTGGCGAGATGAGCTGCCAGCTTCACGCGTTGCGCTTCGCCGCCGCTCAGTGTGGTTGCCGATTGCCCAAGCCGCACGTAGCCCAGGCCGACCTCGTCCAGCACCTGCAAGCGATCGACAATCTTGGGATGTCCGGCGAAGTAGTGCAACGCGTCCTTGACCGTCATGTTCAGAACATCGTGGATGTTCCGGTTCTTGTACTTCACGTCGAGGATCGCGGCTTTGTAGCGGGTTCCGCCACACTCTTCGCAGGGCAGCTCCACATCGGCCAGAAACTGCATTTCAACCGTGACCGTGCCGTCGCCTTCGCACACATCGCACCGGCCCCCGGGAACGTTGAAGCTGAAAGAGCCCGCAGTCAGACTTTTCCGCCTGGCGTCCGGTTGTGCTGCGAACAGCTCGCGGATTGCGTCGAACGCCTTCAGATACGTCACCGGATTTGAACGCGGCGTTCGTCCGATCGGCGACTGGTCCACCATGACGACCTCGCGCAGGTTCTGCGTCCCGCCCAGTTCGCGGTAAAGCTTCTCCGCATCGCTTGTCGCGCCTTCCATGCCCAGGGCGAACTGCAAGCCCCGGTACAGCACCTGGTGCACGATCGTCGACTTGCCGGACCCACTAACTCCGGTGACGCAGCACAGCATGCCGAGAGGGATGTCCAGATCGACGCCACGCAGATTGTGAATGCGCGCCCCACGTAGTTTCAGCATCTCGCGGCCCGGCTCCCGGCGCTCGCGTGGCACTGGAATCTGCACGCGGCCCGAAAGATACTTACCCGTGAGCGAGTTGGGATCGGCTTCGACTTCGGGCACCGTTCCTGCTGCCAGCAACTTGCCGCCAAGTTCGCCCGCACCCGGCCCCAGGTCGATCAGACGATCCGCGGCGGTGATCACATCCGGGTCATGCTCGACGACTAGAATCGTGTTCCCCAAGTCGCGCAAGTCATGCATGATGCGCACCAGCCGCGCCGTATCCCGCGAGTGCAGGCCGATGCTCGGCTCGTCCAAAACATACAGCGCGCCAACCAGCCGCGAACCGAGCGACGTGGCAAGCTGAATGCGCTGCGACTCACCGCCGCTCAGCGTGGACGAAAGCCGGTCGAGCGTCAGGTACTCGAGGCCCACTTGCTCCAGGAAGCTGATGCGCTGCCGCACCTCTTCCAGGATCTTGCCTGCAATCTCCGTCTGCGCCGGCGACAACGTCAGCGTATCGAAAAATTGACGAGCGCCCGTGATGGTCAAGCCGGCCGCTTCGCAGATGTTGCGGCCCTGCAGCAACACCGCGCGAGCTTCAGCACGCAGGCGCTGACCTTTGCACACCGGGCAGGGCGCGTAGCCGCGATACTTCGACAGGAACACGCGCACGTGCAGCTTGTACTTCTTCGTATCCAGGTGTGCGAAAAAGCCGCGGATGCCGGAAAAGCCGCCCTTGCCGTCCCACAACAGCTCCTGCTGCGCGGGCGTCAGATCGTACCACGGCGTCTTCAGCGGAATGCCGTTGGCTTGCGCGAAGCGCTTCATCTCGCCATGGTGTGCGCGATACTTCGGCGTACACCATGGTGCAATGGCACCCTCGTCCAGCGTCTTCGATTCGTCCGGCACGATCAGCTTTGGGTCGAAGTCGATCGTGTTGCCGAAACCCTGGCAGCGCGGGCATGCGCCGAATGGGTTGTTGAAGCTGAACAGCCGCGGCTCCGGCTCCCGATAGGCGCGATGGCACTGCACGCATTCGAACGCAGATGAAAAGCGCAGCCGCACAGGCCCGCTCTCATCGCGGGGTGCCGTCTGGAAGACGATCTCGTTGGCCTCGCGATAGCCCGTCTCGATCGCGTCCACGATGCGCGAGCGAACGTCCGCGCTCACGCTGAGCCGGTCGCCGAGCACATAGATGGGCTGCGAGAAGTCCAGCTCCAGCAGCGACTCCGGCGTAGAGAACTCGACGATGTTGCCGTTCTGAAACAGCCGGTTGTAGCCGCGCGTGCGCAGCTCGGTCAGGCGTGCCTTCAGCTTCTCGCTCACGTCCAGCACTGGCGCGGCAGCAGCCGCCTTGTCGGCCTTCTTGTTCGCAAGCTTCTTCGGCTTGGCTGCTGGTGCGGGCTGCGTTTCCGCGTCGGGCGACGCCGGCAGGAACTCCTGCATCGGCTCCAGCGTGATCGGCCGCGGCTCGATGGGGAACAGCGCATACACCCGCGTTCCTTCCTCCATTTCGAGCAGCGTCGTTGCGATCTCGTCCACCGTGTCGCGCCTGACGATTCCGCCGCAATGGATGCATGTCACCGTTCCGCAGCGCGCGAAGAGCAGCCGCATGTAGTCGTAGATTTCGGTTGCGGTTGCGACCGTGGAGCGCGGGTTGCGCGTTTGATTCTTCTGCTTGATCGCGATCGCGGGTGCGAGGCCGTCCATGAAGTCCACGTCAGGCTTTTCAATCCGCTCGAGGAACTGCCGGGCATAGGCACTCAGCGATTCCACATAGCGGCGCTGGCCTTCGGCATACACGGTGTCGAACGCCAGCGAGCTTTTCCCGCTGCCGCTCACGCCAGTGACGACGGTGAGCGCGTTATGCGGAATGTCGACGTCCACACCCTTCAGGTTGTGCGTGCGTGCGCCCCGAATGACGATGCTTGTAGGCGCAGCCGCCTTCACGTCCGCGGGCATGCTCGCTTCCAGACCGAGTTCCACAGCCGCTGCCACCTAGCGCACCACCGTTGCGTCTTCCATGTGCGTCTGCTTCTGCTTCGGCCACAGGAGTTCGATCAGAATCAGCACCGCGCCTACCGTGATACAGCTATCGGCCACGTTGAAATCGGGCCAGTGATAGTGCACGATGTGGACCTCAAGAAAGTCGATCACGTAGTGCAGCTTCATGCGGTCGTACAGGTTGCCGATCGCTCCCCCGAGAATAAGAGCAAGCCCTACCGCCGCCGGCGAGAAGACTCGGCCCATGCGCCAGAGCATCGCAAATACGATTACCGCTGCCACCAGGGAGAACACCACCAGCGACCAGCGCACCGCCTCCGGCGATGCGGACTCGGCAAACATGCTGAACGCTGCGCCAAAGTTGAGCACGTGCGTGATGCGAAAGACGTGCGGGATCACCGTGACGGCCTGACCGGTCTGCAGGTGGGCGACAACGTAAAGCTTCGTCAGGCGGTCGACGAGCACCGCGATCAGGCTCAGCAGCAGTAGCCACGGTCGTGCGTCGCGCTGGACCAGGTACGTCGCACCGGTGCGGTCGGTCTCAACATGCGTCGCGCCCGGATCCAGCAGAACGCGTTCCTGGTTGCGCTCGTCGATCATGCCGCCTCCTGCTCAACCGCGTACGGAGCAAAGCCGATCTTTTCCAGCGCATCCGCACACCGCGCGCAGACCGTCGGATACATGCCTTCGTTACCCACATCCGTCGTGTAGCGCCAGCAACGATCGCAGCGATCCCCCTCAGCCTTAGCAAACTCTGCTTCCACAGCCGTGGCTCCAAGAGCCGGGTCAATCGCCTGCAGCTCGACTTGCGAGACGCCGAACAGCTCCGGCAAATCGCGTTCGTACAGGGAGAGCAACGGCGCGATGGCAGTGTCGGGAACTCGCAGGATGAGCTTCGCCTCCAGTGCTTTGCCGATGGCCTTGGAGGCACGTGCCGCTTCCAGCACCTTCAACCCGATTTCGCGGACTGATCGCAGTTGACCAAAATCCTCCCGCAACTTCGCCGCTTCCGCTTCGGGCGCCAGATCGCTGGCAGCAGGGAACTGCGCAATGTGCACGCTCGCTTCGCGGCCTTGCGCCTGCGGCAGATAGCCCCAGACTTCATCCGCGGTAAAGCTGAGCACGGGCGCAACGAGCCGGATCAGCGCCTCCGCAATTTTCCACACCGCCGTCTGCGCGCTTAGCCGACGTGTGTCCTTGGGAGCGAGCGTGTAGAGACGATCCTTCAGCACATCGAGGTAGAACGCCGAAAGCTCTGCATTACAGAACTCGTTCAACGCATGGTAGGCACGGTGGAACTCGAATGCGTCGTACGCCGCGCGAACCTTACCCACCACCTCAGCACAGCGTGCCAGCATGTACTGATCGAGCGCCTCCATCTGCTCCCACGCAACCGCATCAGTTTGTGGTGCAAAGCCATCCAGGTTGGCGAGCAGAAAGCGGAAGGTGTTGCGCAGCTTGCGGTAGATCTCCTCGGCCAGCCGCTTCATCAGCGGAACGCTCGCGATCACATCTTCGCGGAAGTCGACAGACGCGACCCACAGCCGGACGATGTCGCCGCCCAGCTCGTTCATCACCTTGACTGGATCGACGCCGTTGCCCAGCGACTTCGAAAAAGCGCGCCGCTGCTCGTCCAGCGTCCACCCGCTGGTAGCCACGTACCTGTACGGCGCCTCGTCCCGAATGCCGACCGAGCTCAGTAGCGAGGAGTGGAACCATCCCCGGTGCTGGTCGCCACCCTCGGTGTATAGGTCGGCAGGGAAGCGCAACTCCGGCTCGGCTTCCAGCACCGCGTGCCAGCTCGCACCGCTCTCGAACCACACGTCGAGAATGTCCATCTCCTTGCGGAAGTCACCTACCGCACCGCAGCTCTTGCAAGCCGTTCCCTCGCGCAGCAACTGCTCGGCGGAATGCGTGTACCAGG contains:
- the hpt gene encoding hypoxanthine phosphoribosyltransferase yields the protein MSTSDSAAEPVEPRTPTFIPASQCEVLFSEQEIHARVQALGAEISRDYAGESIVLVGVLKGAAIFLADLARAIAVDNTFDFVAVSSYGKGKTSTGAVKLIKDLDVPIEGKHVIVVEDILDTGLTLSYLRKMMLQHKPASLKIATCLDKPERRLVPIEADYVCFSIPNRFVIGYGMDFAEKYRNVVDIRLFPEEMA
- a CDS encoding tetratricopeptide repeat protein; protein product: MLRRSLGVLCLAVPLSAAAQWQLPPGTSSSADDSSRQANPTSGANGTIATAEKRMEAQDWSGAIQVLRPLVVREPNNAHAQYDLGFALDNGGDAAGAKAAYEAAAKADPTLVSARVSLGLLLARQGDAAAAARWLREATALPDEAASRPARAQAERALARLDLHSAPEHARDELLAAIRLSSEQRDDIELGGEIAEALQDDAAAEQAYARVLAASPADPDATAAYARVSLREGKIDQADQALQRGLAGHPDNPSLLAGRADLLLRGKKFDEAIPILERLHAADPANEATTLLLARAYVAAGTPDRANELFAALLRTDPKNPTLLVDDADSLIRQKRYAEAAAELERALALQFPTPTAKANAAGRLAFAASASQHPETVLRAVQIRDEILPPDAATTFLLATAHDTLLHTAQAAENYRKFLQLAGSSFPDEVWQAQQRLQVLRRAK
- the lspA gene encoding signal peptidase II, whose product is MIDERNQERVLLDPGATHVETDRTGATYLVQRDARPWLLLLSLIAVLVDRLTKLYVVAHLQTGQAVTVIPHVFRITHVLNFGAAFSMFAESASPEAVRWSLVVFSLVAAVIVFAMLWRMGRVFSPAAVGLALILGGAIGNLYDRMKLHYVIDFLEVHIVHYHWPDFNVADSCITVGAVLILIELLWPKQKQTHMEDATVVR
- the uvrA gene encoding excinuclease ABC subunit UvrA, encoding MPADVKAAAPTSIVIRGARTHNLKGVDVDIPHNALTVVTGVSGSGKSSLAFDTVYAEGQRRYVESLSAYARQFLERIEKPDVDFMDGLAPAIAIKQKNQTRNPRSTVATATEIYDYMRLLFARCGTVTCIHCGGIVRRDTVDEIATTLLEMEEGTRVYALFPIEPRPITLEPMQEFLPASPDAETQPAPAAKPKKLANKKADKAAAAAPVLDVSEKLKARLTELRTRGYNRLFQNGNIVEFSTPESLLELDFSQPIYVLGDRLSVSADVRSRIVDAIETGYREANEIVFQTAPRDESGPVRLRFSSAFECVQCHRAYREPEPRLFSFNNPFGACPRCQGFGNTIDFDPKLIVPDESKTLDEGAIAPWCTPKYRAHHGEMKRFAQANGIPLKTPWYDLTPAQQELLWDGKGGFSGIRGFFAHLDTKKYKLHVRVFLSKYRGYAPCPVCKGQRLRAEARAVLLQGRNICEAAGLTITGARQFFDTLTLSPAQTEIAGKILEEVRQRISFLEQVGLEYLTLDRLSSTLSGGESQRIQLATSLGSRLVGALYVLDEPSIGLHSRDTARLVRIMHDLRDLGNTILVVEHDPDVITAADRLIDLGPGAGELGGKLLAAGTVPEVEADPNSLTGKYLSGRVQIPVPRERREPGREMLKLRGARIHNLRGVDLDIPLGMLCCVTGVSGSGKSTIVHQVLYRGLQFALGMEGATSDAEKLYRELGGTQNLREVVMVDQSPIGRTPRSNPVTYLKAFDAIRELFAAQPDARRKSLTAGSFSFNVPGGRCDVCEGDGTVTVEMQFLADVELPCEECGGTRYKAAILDVKYKNRNIHDVLNMTVKDALHYFAGHPKIVDRLQVLDEVGLGYVRLGQSATTLSGGEAQRVKLAAHLASIRSIGSGKPDAKKVGSRVLYILDEPTTGLHFADVATLLQAFRKLIDGGGSLLVIEHNMDVIKSADWVIDMGPEGGAAGGRVVATGTPEEIARVPESYTGRWLRASLGMPPLEQTERTDVAA
- a CDS encoding M48 family metalloprotease, translating into MPPFDIRFRRFVSLNTTIRLREGQLIVRLSDLLQAAPASVHEAIAHILLAKLYRKPIERSHAHRYRVYTQSEAVLRQTEQARQTRGRKQITTAVGRYYDLNEIFESVNRQFFFGLLGRPILTWSHHAARRLLGHYDAAHNTIMISRVFDGPRVPRYAIEYLMYHEMLHLKHPVRVKAGRRCVHSREFQAEERLFPQLQEAKAFLKLL
- a CDS encoding prolipoprotein diacylglyceryl transferase; this encodes MFPYIHIGSFSLGTFGLFMWLAGVAGVVVLQRNMSRNLIKADAVVVVATSMIAGIFGAKLWHELQQPLEFGRDLHSIILPGWSHPVEILGNFLQWFRAGFAWYGGLLFGLGSLLWQGRSLRIGPLRMLDLAAPAAALGYGIGRIGCLTSGDGDYGINTTHPWGVHIHDDALDPPRPNPPGLLVEPTPLYELLFGLALAVYLWIRGRKQLPIGQITGEYLVLSGIGRFLVEFIRRNDRLYFGMTNAQVAALLTIAAGLAMIAYARKRGIVPVPPAVETSPAAV